The Erinaceus europaeus chromosome 17, mEriEur2.1, whole genome shotgun sequence nucleotide sequence gcaggtaggctaacggtattgtctgggaagataatgtcagagttggaaataggactaaaaaactgaatcagggaagagagttgctcccaaatatgggaatatataaacaccattaactataaaccccatcaatctgatctggggcccatatttagcacagaagcctgtgtaacctctgcatccctgtaggtctgagctcacattccatggtcataactatggacattctaagctgcactcatttcaagacctatCTTCCAAGCATGGCAGAGTATgtagacccagcctccctttggggagtatggacctaccattgttgttccacattgagggcaaagacctatagagacccacaagagggtccacaatgctgttcctgatggagatgaccagcactggtagagagagggatctgttagaggtctaagctcatcatgtttatgtgggaatcccaggatttcctgactaggccCCCatataatggggtggcctggtagtgaccaaaagagccatcagtctcttgcctttacccATATATTGTAGTCCAGAAAGAAACTTTGTAAACTGAGTTCCATTTTGTGATGATGACTACAAATAAGAAGAAATTCAGACAGTCAAATTTGCACTTTCTCGCTCCACCTCACTGTGATTGTGAAGTACAGATGGTCCCTCAAGGCTGAGTAAATTCTGGTATATAttgatggaatactacacagctattaagaatggtgaattcaccttttcatttcatcttgaatggagcttgaagaaattatgttaagtgagataagtcagaaagaggaggatgaatatgggatgatattacTCATAtagagaatttgaaaaataataaaagaagggaaaacacaaagaggATCATGGACTGCAGttagtatactgcaccaaagtaaaagattctgggattgtggggagggctcaggtcctggaacatgatggtggagagggacctagaggggattagattgttatgtggaaaactaagaaatgtacaaaccaggctgtgtatttgatatgcggactctctcaaaagcctaggccaagtagatcagaggcaaccagtggcatagctacttacaagatactgggtactatacagcaaaccctaacaaaaggacttttcaaagttaaaccaattaccaaatcgtgtgatgataacattaactatccattgtctttttgaaccctaagacagcaggaacctcacatctccactatagagcctatatttcctccagtcctggaaccttaggatagggcccactttcccgcatgcctctcccagtccatatcaaataatattgcatccgccgatcacaacctaatcaacgcaacaattgccacctcaacatgcttcacttcagactgtgtccagagacttcacgtgtggaatgacaacccttcagcttcattactctagcgagacctttcctttcatagcattctctaattccatcccaggtggatcactttctaacaaagtcccaaaacctagatacagaccaggttctctgagagcatatgttcacatgtatccataaacaagtgcaaaatatatacctgaaagcagaactagagtttgcagtgagtaccctcccaacacttcctctccactattccaacctttgggtccatgattgctcaacaatttgtttggctttgtatattaactctcttttcagccactaggtgccagatgccatcaggatgccagccaggcttccctggactaaagaccccaccaatgtgtcctggagcttagcttccccagagatccaccctactagggaaagagagaggcagactgggagtatggactgaccagtcaacttccatgttcagcggggaacaattacagaagccagaccttccaccttctgcaatctacaacaaccctgggtctatgctcccagagggatagagaatgggaaaactatcaggggaggggatgggatctggagattggatggtgggaattgtgtggaattgtacccctcctaccctatggttttgttaatttatcctttcttaaataaaaaataaatttaaaaaaaaaagaaatgtacaaaCTACCGTATTATACTGCCaagtgtaaactattaatccccagaatagaggggaaaaaatgtcatTCAAATACTCATTCCTCTCTTTATTGGATAGTTAATAATAGTGACCCAACTTTATTCTTATGGAGGTGAATGAGTTGTCCTCTTTATCACATTTTTAAGAGCTTTTTTGATCTCCTTGTTTCTCAGACTGTAGATAAGAGGGTTTAACATAGGAATGACAACAACATAGAACACTGACAGCACTTTGTCTTGTTTCTTCGAGTGATGAGAGCTAGGTTGCATGTACACAGGGAGAGCTGTGCCATAGAAGAGTGTGACAGCCACCAGGTGAGAGGCACAAGTATTGAAGGCCTTGGCACTACCTTTGACTGAGGATGATTTCAGGATGGAAGCTATaatgagaccataggataaaaggacaaCAAGCAAAGAACCAAACCCAACAATCACAGCtaccataaaaataaacatttgactAGAAAAGGTATTGGAACAAGACAAGCTAAGTATATGAGGAACATCACAAAAGAAATGTTGAATGACATTTGGCCCACAGAAGTAGAGACTGAAGCTGGGGACTGTTTGAAATAAACTGCTAATGAAACCACACCCAAGGGCCCCAACACCCATCTTCTGACAGAGACCAGGTGTCATGATGGAAGAGTACTGCAGAGGGCTCCCAATAGCCACATATCTGTCAATGGCCATAGCAGTCAACAGGTAGCACTCAGACAGGCCCATCCAAGCCATCACAAAATACTGGGTGGCACAGGCCACAAGAGAGATCACTTTTTCTTCTCTGAAGAAGTCTGAAAGCATCCTTGGGCTGATGGAAGTAGCATAGCAGATGTCTATAGATGACAGGACACTGAGAAAAAGGTACATAGGTGTGTGCAGGTGAGAGTCCATCCTGATGAGGATGATCAGACCCAGGTTCCAGATTAGGGTCACTAGGTAGATCCCTAGCAAGACTGGGAAGAGAAAAAGCTGCAGCTTGAGTTCATCTGTGAGTCCCAGGAGAACAAACATGGCCACAGAAGTgtgatttctctcttcttccataTACCAACTTCTGTCCATCTGTTGAGGAAAAAGATGAGTGAAGGGATATTTATATTCAAATAATAAACATTTCATTTTTACATTCATCCAGCTGACCTTaagaataaatatctttaaaaaaataaataataaaatttaaaaaaaagaataaatatcttggggtttatttttatctattttatgaaagggacagagaaagatctgGGGGCTAGGATCATGGCAAAATGAATGATAGCAAAGCTCACTCTGCTTAAAACAATGATGCAGAGAAAATGTCCTACAGAAAACCTCACAAGTGCACAGCCAAATTGAATTGGAAAATACATCATCCTCTGAAGATCAGTCAGGGAGTCATGAACTCAAGGTGTGGTATGAGTCAAATTACATGTTAACTCTGATCTCAGGCAGTCTCCCAAGGCAGGGCAAGGGACTGTCCATAAGGACTCACTTCCGGCACAGAAAAAGAAGTTTCCTGAAAACTAGCAACCAAGCCCAGTATAGCCAGATGGGCTGTCTTTCAACCCTATGGAAATTCTCTAGGTGAGAACAGCATGGTCAGAACTGATTGGATTCTAGTCCATTCATCACAGTTTCATCGACAAAGATATTGATGGTTTTAAGGTGGTATTACAAACATAAATACAAGGAATAGCACTTAGAATGGGACGGggtggccaccccatcatctggagccctagttggggagtcctgagattcccaaacagacatgatgggcctagaccttgaataaatccctttctccattgtcactggttatctccaacaggaacaacacaatagacccctttgggtgcccccataggaccttgccctcaatgtggatcaacaacagtagagaatgttccatcttccaaagggaggctggacaacatattctatcttccactagaggaagatgggtcctgaaattggaacgttccaactgatgaccacagaatgtgagctcagacctatagtgatgaaaaggttatataggctcctgtgctaaatatgggccccagattaaatagatggggtttacagtcaacaatatttatacatctttcccatatttgggaggagctactctcttccctgatccaactttctagcactttttcagccatgacatcatcttcccagacaataacttggatccaccagcatatcagatgtcaggcttaggaaaaaaatagtatagtcatgggcactttggaatgtaactaaaataaacctactagctatctccaaaacagagaccccaaatcttcatctgtaatactttaggttcatgattatttacaatttgtttagctttatgttagctcttttttcagtctccagattccagatgctaacatgatgctaaccagacctccctgggcagatgaccccaccaatgtgtcctggagccccacttccccagagccccatcccactagtgaaagagagaggcaggctgggagtatggattgacctgacaacacccatgttcaaagaccttccaccttctgcaccccataatgaccctgggtccacactcccagagggataaagaataagaaagctatcatggaaggggatgggattcggagttctggtggtggaaattctgtggagttgtacccctcttatcctatagtttttgtcagtgtttcctttttataaataaacaattttaaaaatggggctaggtggtgatacacatattactatgtccaAAGACCCAGATtgaagcccccatctcccccctgcccctgcagggggaatattcatgagtcatgaagcagtactgcaggtgtctctctttctttctccctcactatcttccccttccatctcagttttctctgtctctaataattaaATGAGTAAGCACTATGATTAAGACACAAGCTAAATGAAAAGCTTAACTTAACAATTACAATTGATTATAAAGAGGAGAGATTATTAGGACTGAAGAGTAAGATGACCTATATCTGTACAGAGGAAAagttacagaaaagaaaaaaaaattaagaaaaaaagtaaacagtTCTACAAGAAAATTCAAACTCTAATAGGACAGCAGAAAACAAGAGTAGTAGAAATTCTAGGtggagaagaaagggggtgaAAAGGAATCAGAGTCCATCTTTAAGGAAAtaatatctgattttttttcagtcattgagaacaaataaaatatagatcTTCCAAAATCCAATAGAAGGCCCATATTCCTGGATCTACAATAACTTTCATCATAGCCTATCTATGATGAAAGTCAAGGACTAAGAGAATATTAGAGGTggttagagaaaggaagaaagtgatgTGCAAATGATTATTATGAAGTCTTATTAAGTGCCTCAGTAGAAACTCTATCggagctgggtgttggcacatctggttgagcacacattacagtgtgcaaggaccccaggctGAAcctacagtccccacctgcagagggaaagcttcacagatgttGAAGCAGAgtagcagctctctctctctctctctctctctctctctctctctctctctctttttctctctctctctctcatctcccccttccttataatttctggttgtctatatcctataaataaagataataagaaaaaatttaagataaaaaCTTTATATTAGGAAAAAATTGAATGACATATCCAAAGTGCTACAAGACAAGGTTTTCCAGTGATGGCTATTttatcctgaaaaaaaaatgatcattCAGATATGAGGAAGAAGTCAAGGGCTTCTCAGAAGGAAAACGTTTGCCACCGCCAAACACCTTATAAGAAATGTTGGAAGGAGCTTCACAGGATAGCAGTATGGGTACACAAAATCCTGAGCAAGACAAtaagcaaaagggggggggggatccagAAACATagaccaaaatatacaaatacaatctgcatgactccatcaagaaaaaaatagaatgactGAGCTTTTGAAGAAGAGAagctatttaattttaatatccAAGTTCTAAAGTATCCATAACTCTGAGATTTGCATGTGGTATCTGCCATTAGCAAACTGACTACCTAAGCCACCTGCAGACTTTACCCAGCTGTGGAAGAGAGGAACCATTGATTCTTACTGGCCAGCTTCATCCTATCTGAGATAACTACTGTGTGCACGGCCAAAACAAGTAAGGCAATTATAACCCTGTACATGTACATTACACCTCTCCCTGATAATTGTTAATTGGTCCCGTGCTTAGGCTACAAGATCTCTCTGAAGACACTGAAAAGGTTAGTCTACTGAGACATTACTCTATCAAGAAAGCCTCCTTTTGCCCTGGGAGAATTGAGAATTAATTGTGAGTTGAATCAGAGATCATTTCCAGTCTTGTTATTCATAAGTACATTATTATGTCAGTTCACCATGCCCTCTGCCAAATTGTCCTGACCCTCCACCACAGGACTCTGAGTCCCTGCTTTCCTTCCCAGTCCACTCCCACCTTCCTCCTGCAGAGACCCTGGGTCTGCTGACCTAGATCTTAACTTATTAGTGGCTTACCCTGGATCCTCACTGCTCCAGAGCcgtaccccactaggtaaagatagaagcagactgggggtatatgtccacttgccaatgcccatgtccaacagagaagcagttacagaagccagacctcccaccttctgcaccctgaaaagaatgttggtccttactcccagagggggagaaaattcTCCACCTGGGACAGCaacgatattaaaaaaaaaaaaaaaatcaatatcccctccccaaaaaatgaatgattttactcaaaaataaaataaaaagacattgtGTCAGCAAAGTGTAGGAACCATCATGAagcccatgtctctctctctcttgctgtttAAGTGACCTTGAACAAATACCCTCTATTATTTTTCTGCCAGAGCGCcacacaactctggcttatgttggtgtactGGATTGAACTTTAGAAATTCAACTTGTAAAGGATAGGGAACACTGTTGTTTGGCCAAAAAAATAGACtctatttcttctcttctttttccctgaGTTTTACTCTCTGCTTCTTGCCCCttcacttttttctctctctgtttctctctccctctttctcacacatttacacacactaACTCTCTCTACAATGATGTTTCAGTTTATTAAACAAGTCGttcaaaattattttgaatttcaaagtgattattttatattttattgaagtAGAATTGAATTCTTaacaaatatatagatagatggtagctgggtagatgatagatagatagatagatagatagatagatagatagatagatgacagataggcaGACACACACATTGGAAAGAAACAATTAGTATAGCATCCTACAGTTCTCATTATTCTACATATATTATCTAAGAGATCttattgaaaaaaatgtttctctgGCTACCTTTACACATGGGAAAAGGTTTGTTAaactagtttcatttttttaatgacaaaTACAAATAATGACACAAGAAACTAAGGAAGGAAAGTgatttttcactttctctttccacCTCACTATAATTGCAGAATACAGTTAGTAACtcaattctctcttctctcttggaCAGTTATTAACAGCAGCCCAAACTTATTCTTATGGAGGTGAATGTGTTTTTCTCTTCATCACCCTTTTGAGAGCTTTTTTGATCTCCTTATTCCTCAGGCTATAGATAAGAGGGTTTAACATAGGAATGACAACAACATACACCACTGACAGCACCTTGTCCTTAATCTTGGAATGATGAGAGCTAGGTTGCAAGTACACAGCGAGAGCTGTGCCATAGAAGAGTGTGACAACTGCCAGGTGGGAAGCACAAGTATTGAAGGCCTTGGCACTACCTTTGACTGAGGATGACTTCAGGATGGAAGCTACaatgagaccataggataataggataACAAGCAAAGAACCAAACCCAACAATCACAGCtaccataaaaataaacatttgactAGAAAAGGTATTGGAACAAGACAAGCTAAGTATCTGAGGAACATCACAAAAGAAATGTTGAATGACATTTGGCCCACAGAAGTAGAGACTGAAGCTGGGGACTGTTTGAAATAAACTGCTAATGAAACCACACCCAAGGGCCCCAACACCCATCTTCTGACAGAGACCAGGTGTCATGATGGAAGAGTACTGCAGAGGGCTCCCAATAGCCACATATCTGTCAATGGCCATAGCAGTCAACAGGTAGCACTCAGACAGGCCCATCCAAGCCATCACAAAATACTGGGTGGCACAGGCCACAAGAGAGATCACTTTTTCTTCTCTGAAGAAGTCTGAAAGCATCCTTGGGCTGATGGAAGTAGCATAGCAGATGTCTATAGATGACAGGAAACTGAGAAAAAGGTACATAGGTGTGTGCAGGTGAGAGTCCATCCTGATGAGGATGATCAGACTCAGGTTCCAGATTAGGGTCACTAGGTAGATCCCTAGCAAGATTGGGAAGAGAAAAAGCTGCAGCTTGAGTTCATCTGTGAGTCCCAGGAGAACAAACATGGCCACAGAAGTgtgatttctcttttcttccataTGCCAGCCTTTATCCACCTGTTGAGAAAAAGGtcagagaataaatatttatagtAAGTCTATAAACACTGGTCATTTTTCTGCTCATGCAGCTGATTATAAACATCAATAATTTGTgccttacttttattttataaaaagaacaaAGAGTCATACACAATAATTGCTAGCAAACCTCACTCCCTCTAAAACAACAATGCAGAGAAAACATTCCACAGAAAATCCTCACCAGAACATAGACTGATtggccctgaaaaaaaaaaaaaatacaccatgTTCTGATGGTAGGTATAAGGGAAAGTGGCCAATAAGGGTGTGGTATGGCTTAGGGCAAAGAGGTGGATTCAGGATCTTAACTCTAACCTCAGGGAAcctcacagtgtgtgtgtgtgtgtgtgtgtgtgtgtgtgtgtgtgtgtgtgtgtgtgtgtgtgtgtgtgtttaaatggcCCACGTGGACTCACTtctgagacagaaaaaaaagtccCCTGAAAACTAGCAGCTGAATACAGTAGAGACAAGTGGGCCAAGTACACTTAACTCCATTTTATATCCTTTGAGCAAAAGTAGCCATAGTCAGAACCAAACAGGTGCCTGTACACAGGTCAAGTAACAAAGACTAGCCGACACGAAGCTAGTAAGGAGACTGGGAATGTCAATTCTGCTGCATCTGAGGATGCAAGGTTAGCCCTTTCACTGGGCTGTTTGCCTCACAGTCTTCTCGAGCAGTGCCACAACAAATGTGACTTGGCTTTCTCcactgcttctccctctccccatcactTTTATAAACAAAGAATTTTATAATTATAACCACAGCACCAGTAGGTAGTAAACAACAGAATCAAAGCTAAAGACACACAATAAGAAAAGGAATGATCATCCTGTTTGAAACAGCATACGACTCACTAAATAAAATTAGTCCAAGTAGAAATTCATGGAGAACATATCAGAATTATCTAGAAAGTGCATCATCTGGacatttaaagaaaatagaaagcccCTAAATTAACACACAGAAACAGGGTAGAAAAGAGATACAGGAAATCTAGTGATTCATCAACAAAGATACTGaaagtcttaaaaagaaaactccaaaCACAGATACAAGGATTGAAAAATTCTCTAAATAGGAAAGCTTAATAATTATACCCAGTCACGAAGAGGGAAGACTATCAGGATTAGAGAGTAAAGTAACTATAATCTCTGACATTAACTAACATAAGATAAAAAGTAAGATTCcttctatattttggtgattagtttcttgtctgatgtatggcatgtgaagatcttctcccattctgtgaggggtctctctgtttgtttaatagtttctttggatgtgcagaagcttttcaatttgatgtagtcccattggtttgtttctgctttagtcttccttgcaattgggtttgattcatcaaagatgtccttgaggtgtaggtgggaaactgttttaccaatgttttcctctaagtatttgattgtttctggtctgacatctaggtctttgatccatatggagttgatttgtgtttctggtgagataaagtggttcaatttcattcttctgcatgttacaacccagttttcccagcaccatttattgaagagagcctccttcttccatttaatcctttgggcccccttatcaaagattagatgtccgtaggtgtggggatttatttctgggctttcaattctgttccactggtctgtgtgcctatttttgttccagtaccatgctgttttgatgatgatggctttataatatagtttaaggtctgggagtgtgatgcctccatttctgtttcttttccttaagatggttttggcaattctaggtgttttcatgttccagataaatgattgtagtgtttgttctattctcttaaagaagcctggtggaactttgatgggtattgcattaaatttgtatatggctctggggagaatattcattttgatatccaaaaatgggcagagggtatgcacaaaacattcactacagaggagatccaaaaggctaacaaacatatgaaaaactgctctaggtcactgattgtcagagaaatgcaaattaagacaacactaagataccacctcactcctgtaagaatggcatacatcaaaaaggacagcagcaacaaatgctggagaggttgtggggacagaggaacccttttacattgctggtgggaatgtaaattggtacagcctctgtggagagcagtctggaaaactctcacaaagctagacatggaccttccatatgatccagtaattcctctcctggggttataccccaaggactccataacacccaaccaaaaagaggtgtgtactcctatgttcatagcagcacaattcataatagctaaaacctggaagcaacccaggtgcccagcaacagatgagtggctgagaaagctgtggtatatatacacaatggaatgctatgcagctatcaagaacaatgaacccaccttctctgacccatcttggacggagctagaaggtattatgttaagtgagctaagtcagaaagataaagatgagtatgggatgatcccactcttcaacagaagttgagtaagaagatctgaaagggaaactaaaagcaggacctgaccaaattgtaagtaaggcaccaaaataataaccctgaggtgaggggtagacatgcagcttcctgggccagtggggggtgggagtgggtgggagggatgggtcacagtcttttggtggtggaaatggtgtttatgtacactcctagtaaaatgtagtcatatacatcactagttaatacgagagggagaaaattaattgtatgtctcgaagtttttcaaaacacaaactgaatcttttctcaatatatgcagtgtaattgatatacaggctctctcaaaagcctagaccaagtagatcagaagcaaccaatagcacagctatatacaagatactgggtactgtacagcaaacaggactaacaaaaggacttttcaaagttaacccaattaccaaataatgtgatgataacattaactatcgattgtctttttgaaccctaagacagcagaaccctaagacctcacatctccactatagagcctctacttcccccagccctggaacccttggataaggcccactttcccgaatgtctctcccaa carries:
- the LOC103110451 gene encoding olfactory receptor 5A1-like gives rise to the protein MEEERNHTSVAMFVLLGLTDELKLQLFLFPVLLGIYLVTLIWNLGLIILIRMDSHLHTPMYLFLSVLSSIDICYATSISPRMLSDFFREEKVISLVACATQYFVMAWMGLSECYLLTAMAIDRYVAIGSPLQYSSIMTPGLCQKMGVGALGCGFISSLFQTVPSFSLYFCGPNVIQHFFCDVPHILSLSCSNTFSSQMFIFMVAVIVGFGSLLVVLLSYGLIIASILKSSSVKGSAKAFNTCASHLVAVTLFYGTALPVYMQPSSHHSKKQDKVLSVFYVVVIPMLNPLIYSLRNKEIKKALKNVIKRTTHSPP
- the LOC103110452 gene encoding olfactory receptor 5A1-like, which gives rise to MEEKRNHTSVAMFVLLGLTDELKLQLFLFPILLGIYLVTLIWNLSLIILIRMDSHLHTPMYLFLSFLSSIDICYATSISPRMLSDFFREEKVISLVACATQYFVMAWMGLSECYLLTAMAIDRYVAIGSPLQYSSIMTPGLCQKMGVGALGCGFISSLFQTVPSFSLYFCGPNVIQHFFCDVPQILSLSCSNTFSSQMFIFMVAVIVGFGSLLVILLSYGLIVASILKSSSVKGSAKAFNTCASHLAVVTLFYGTALAVYLQPSSHHSKIKDKVLSVVYVVVIPMLNPLIYSLRNKEIKKALKRVMKRKTHSPP